Proteins encoded in a region of the Flammeovirga yaeyamensis genome:
- a CDS encoding M42 family metallopeptidase, giving the protein MSIEKIDWNLLKSISETPGAPGFEKQVRELIIDELKSHVDEYYTDNMGNLITIKRSKKADVKKFMFAAHMDEIGFMVKHIDDNGYIRFQTLGGFDPKTLTSMRVLVHGKKDLLGVMGCKPIHSMTPAERQKVITNEEYFIDCGLSKEEITKHVKIGDSITRSQNLEMVGNLINGKSLDDRVCVYALVEVMKSIKAEDIDCDVYGVFTVQEEVGLRGAQVAGHGVSPDFGIALDVTVANDIPGLAPENYVTQMGKGVGIKHFDGGTICDRRMVELLEEVADQNEIPHQAEILPFGGTDTANIQRMPENGAIAGALSIPMRYLHQTVEMAEPGDVCGMVELCCKVVENSKGLL; this is encoded by the coding sequence ATGAGCATCGAAAAAATCGATTGGAACCTATTAAAATCAATTAGCGAAACACCTGGTGCTCCAGGGTTTGAAAAACAAGTAAGAGAATTAATCATCGATGAGCTAAAATCTCATGTAGATGAATATTATACTGACAATATGGGCAACTTGATCACAATAAAGAGATCAAAAAAAGCAGATGTGAAGAAATTTATGTTTGCTGCTCATATGGACGAAATCGGATTCATGGTCAAACATATTGATGATAATGGCTACATAAGATTCCAAACTTTAGGTGGATTTGATCCTAAAACATTAACATCAATGCGTGTTCTTGTACATGGAAAGAAAGATCTATTGGGTGTTATGGGTTGTAAGCCTATTCATTCGATGACTCCAGCAGAACGTCAGAAAGTAATTACCAACGAAGAATATTTTATAGATTGTGGTTTATCAAAAGAAGAAATTACAAAACACGTAAAAATTGGGGATTCCATCACAAGGTCTCAAAACCTAGAAATGGTGGGTAACCTTATCAACGGTAAATCATTAGACGATAGAGTTTGTGTTTACGCTCTTGTTGAGGTAATGAAATCAATTAAAGCAGAAGACATCGATTGTGATGTTTACGGCGTATTTACAGTTCAAGAGGAAGTTGGCCTTCGTGGTGCTCAAGTAGCAGGACACGGCGTTTCTCCAGATTTCGGCATCGCCCTAGATGTTACTGTCGCTAACGACATCCCAGGACTTGCACCAGAAAACTATGTCACTCAAATGGGAAAAGGGGTTGGCATCAAACACTTCGACGGAGGCACAATCTGCGACCGCAGAATGGTCGAACTCCTAGAAGAAGTAGCCGATCAAAATGAAATCCCTCACCAAGCAGAAATCCTTCCTTTTGGTGGCACAGACACAGCAAACATCCAGAGAATGCCAGAAAATGGTGCAATCGCAGGTGCACTTTCTATTCCTATGAGATATCTACATCAAACAGTGGAAATGGCGGAGCCAGGAGATGTTTGTGGGATGGTGGAGCTTTGTTGTAAGGTTGTGGAGAACAGCAAGGGTTTATTATAA
- a CDS encoding four helix bundle protein — translation MEFLREKTVNFSLRIIKLTHFLNKKNEYILSKQILRSATSIGANLAESKYAESKADLIHKYHISLKEANETDYWLELIYKAEYISEKQYKSLIKDHHEIRKILVTSLIKMKKLRNQKSYS, via the coding sequence ATGGAATTTTTAAGGGAAAAGACAGTAAATTTCTCATTGAGAATTATCAAACTAACTCATTTTTTGAATAAAAAGAACGAGTACATCTTATCCAAACAAATCCTTAGGTCTGCTACTTCGATTGGAGCAAATTTAGCTGAATCAAAATATGCTGAAAGCAAAGCCGATTTAATACACAAGTATCATATTTCTTTAAAGGAAGCTAATGAAACAGATTATTGGTTGGAGTTAATATACAAAGCCGAATATATCTCAGAAAAACAATATAAAAGCTTAATAAAAGATCATCATGAAATAAGAAAAATATTAGTCACATCATTAATTAAAATGAAAAAACTAAGGAATCAAAAAAGTTATAGTTAA
- a CDS encoding metal-dependent transcriptional regulator, with product MLSHSEENYLKTIYHLSEKESPVSTNAIAEALNTKPASVTDMIKKLNTKGFINYQKYKGTTLTSTGNKEALLIIRKHRLWEVFLLEKLNFNWDEVHEVAEQLEHIKSKLMIERLDEFLGFPQHDPHGDPIPNKNGEFDVLEAIKLTNIECKKKVVVVAVQDSNSSLLQYLDKMGIGIGSKLYITEKIEFDQSLEITINDRDKKIISALVSENILVKED from the coding sequence ATGTTAAGTCACTCCGAAGAAAATTATCTAAAAACGATTTATCACCTATCCGAGAAAGAATCTCCTGTTAGCACAAATGCTATTGCTGAAGCTTTAAACACAAAACCTGCTTCTGTGACTGACATGATTAAAAAACTCAATACGAAAGGGTTTATCAATTATCAAAAATATAAAGGAACCACCCTTACTTCTACTGGGAATAAAGAAGCACTCTTAATCATCAGAAAGCATAGATTATGGGAAGTATTCTTATTAGAAAAATTGAATTTTAATTGGGATGAGGTACATGAAGTGGCTGAACAATTAGAACACATCAAATCGAAATTAATGATCGAACGATTAGATGAATTCTTAGGTTTCCCACAACACGATCCTCATGGAGATCCTATTCCAAATAAAAATGGAGAATTTGATGTATTAGAAGCCATCAAATTAACCAATATAGAATGTAAGAAGAAAGTTGTGGTGGTTGCAGTTCAAGACTCGAACAGCAGTTTGCTTCAATATTTAGACAAAATGGGAATTGGTATAGGCTCTAAATTATATATTACTGAGAAAATTGAATTTGATCAGTCCTTAGAAATTACTATCAATGATAGAGATAAGAAAATTATTTCTGCATTGGTATCAGAAAATATTTTAGTAAAAGAAGATTAA